The Priestia megaterium NBRC 15308 = ATCC 14581 region TTGTTGATCCACGCCTCTATTGCTTTCGTAAAAGCTCGCAATGTCTTTTGCCATACGGGTAAGCTTTTGATCGTTATAAGGTTTTAAGCTGTACTGATAATAAACGTTTGCTAGAATAAACGCGAGGAGACTGCTAAATACCATTACAGCAATGGTTGTCAGGACAATCCGCAAATAGAGCGTCTTCATTTTGCGGTCACCTCAAGCTTATAGCCGACTCCTCGAACCGTCGTAATGACAAAATCATCGGTATGTTCAAACCTTTCGCGCAGCCTTTTCACGTGTACATCGATTGTGCGGTTATCTCCGTTAAAATCCGCTCCCCATATCAGATGAATTAATTCTTCTCTTGTGAAAATTCTTCCTGGATAGCTCGCAAGCTGAGCTAATAATTCAAATTCTTTCATTGGAAGAATTAACAGTCGCCCGCTGCAGTGCACTTCATAGCTTTTTCGGTCGATAGAGGTGTTGTTCAGCACGATCATTTTTTCATTTACCACTTCGTACCGGCGAAGCAGTGCTTTGATTCGGAAAATCAATTCTTTTGGTTCAAACGGCTTTGTCACATAGTCATCTGTTCCTGCTAAAAAGCCTTTTTCTTTGTCTTCCAGCTGATCTTTTGCTGTTAATAAAATAATGGGAAAATCATAATAGCTGCGTATTTCTTCGCAAACTTCATATCCGTCTTTATGAGGCATCATAATATCGACAACCGCTAAATGAATGTGCTGCTTAGCAAGCAGACCCGAAGCTTCCTCTCCGTCTTTTGCTTCATGAACCACATAGCCTTCAAGCTGCAAATAGTGACGAACTAATTGCCGCATATGCTCATCGTCATCCGCCAGTAAAATGTGAATCATTTCTTCTGCCACTCCTTTTATCAACCATTTAAAATGGCGGCCTTTTGGCCGCCATCACTTATTCTTTCAGTATCTATCTGTTTACTAGTGTAACCAAACGCCGTGGTCCTATTGCGTTTTTATTAGGATAAGGACTTATTATGAACAGGAGATGAACGGCTTGTTACAAAATCCATTCACCGCGCGCAATCATCTCTACTTTTCCGCCTACTTGAATGTGAAAAGCTTCTCCATCATAACTAGCTTTTACATACAGCAGTGAAGGTCTTCCTATTTCGTACCCTTGTTCTACACATATGTCAATAGCTTGCTGATTAAAATAACGGTATTTAACTAAATATGCTGCTAAACAGCCGTTGGCGCTGCCGGTTGCTGCATCTTCTGGCACGCCGTAGTAGTCGGCAAAATCTCGTACGTTTAAGTGGTGATCTTGGTGAAAAGTTTCCGGCGAAAAGACCATAATCGCTTTCGCTTCTGTATTTTCTATCAGTTTGAAATATTTTTCTTTGTCTACATTTATTTCTTTAGCTGCTTCTAATGATGTTAACGGGACAAGGATGACCGGCAGACCGGTGGATACTTCTTGAACGGGAAAACGCGTGTCGATATAAACTTCATCAAGGTTTAACACGTCCGCCACTTGCTTTTTATCTAACACTTTCCCAAACGTCGGCTGACCTTGTGTCATCCATAGTACATCTATTTGTTCGTCATATGTAACGGGCGTAGGACCTGCTTTATAATGAAGAATAAGCTCCTCTGTATCTTTTTCTTTTAATTCTTCTCGGATAACATAAGCGGTACCGAGCGTCGGATGGCCTGCAAATGGCACTTCTTCATTAGGTGTAAAAATCCGCACGTTATATTCTCCTTTTGCAGAAGCAGACGTGATAAACGTCGTTTCAGAAAAATTAATTTCTTTAGCCATTTGCTGCATCTCTTTGTCTGAAAGTCTTCCTGCGTCTTTAAAAACAGCGAGCTGATTTCCCGTATATTTTCTCTGTGCAAATACATCAACAATGGAATACTGAATACTTTTCATTTATGTGTTCCTTTCTAAAGCAAATTTTCATGTATAAAATAGGTCATTACGTTTTTCTTTAAAGCCTCATATTGCTCTTTATTCGTATCCATAAACGCTTCTTCCCGACTGGATAAAATGTCTGCATAATGGAGAGGCTCGCGAAATTGTTCTTGTGTAAAATCATAGCGCTTTTCATCAAGCTGATTATAGAAATGCCATCCTTCTTTACACGGAGTTTTTAAAATATATCCTCCTTTGATATCTTGAACGACAAGAGCTGTCACGCCGCACTGTCCCTTAGAAGGATTGTCAGCCGTCCACTTCGTGCTTGAATGAATTGACCACGATTGGTGTAGGGCTTTCTTTAAATGATTCACGTTTAAGCACCTCCTTTTTCTTCAAATCTACCATATTCTTCTTTTTTATGAAACTTCTTGTTGAAAAACCCATAGCACAAATATTCTTACTTTAAAAATAATTTAAGGAAGAATAGAAAAATACTAGAAATAATGTATAATAATAGAGTCATTTTAGATGATAGATTATAACCAATGAAAGGTGTTTTAAATGGAAGAACAAGCAGTAAATGAACTCATGCCTTTTGAAGAAGAGCATAAAGTAGTTCGAACAAATACGTCCTATTATGATTTGAAGTGGGGAAAAACAGCTAATCCAGCTAAAAACAACACGTGGAACTGGGCAGCCTTTTTTCTGACAAGCGCTTGGTTTGCATATCGAAAAATGTATAAGCACTTTTTTATTTTAACGCTTATTGAGGTAATTTGGTTTTCCCTTTTATGCTTTGTAGACATACCAGAGTGGTCCGATGCAATTGTGTTCGGCGGTGCTTCACTTATTACAGGGCTATGTGCCAATCGCTGGTATTATAAGCACGTTAAAAACGTGTTAGCTCAAGCCGAAGCTCAGCGGGAGCAGCGGAAAGAAGCTTATCTGCAAATAAAAGGCGGCACTCACATCGGAATTGCTATTGGTTTAAGCAGCTTAGCGCTTGTGATTACTTTTGGAGTCGGAGCGGGATTATCACTTTTACCAACAAAAACGAATATTAAAGATGTAGTTCGCTACGGCGACGAAGCAATTACGCTTGAAACGTACAACGATCATCCAAAATGGACCTATATTAAAAAAGATGGCCGTCAT contains the following coding sequences:
- a CDS encoding YunG family protein, with product MNHLKKALHQSWSIHSSTKWTADNPSKGQCGVTALVVQDIKGGYILKTPCKEGWHFYNQLDEKRYDFTQEQFREPLHYADILSSREEAFMDTNKEQYEALKKNVMTYFIHENLL
- a CDS encoding DUF2628 domain-containing protein; its protein translation is MEEQAVNELMPFEEEHKVVRTNTSYYDLKWGKTANPAKNNTWNWAAFFLTSAWFAYRKMYKHFFILTLIEVIWFSLLCFVDIPEWSDAIVFGGASLITGLCANRWYYKHVKNVLAQAEAQREQRKEAYLQIKGGTHIGIAIGLSSLALVITFGVGAGLSLLPTKTNIKDVVRYGDEAITLETYNDHPKWTYIKKDGRHHVVQFTGYDYTEKEHVRIVFNVYLDKQIYEWDKIYINGKKLNKKDAEDYEYWIEDSSAY
- a CDS encoding PhzF family phenazine biosynthesis protein, giving the protein MKSIQYSIVDVFAQRKYTGNQLAVFKDAGRLSDKEMQQMAKEINFSETTFITSASAKGEYNVRIFTPNEEVPFAGHPTLGTAYVIREELKEKDTEELILHYKAGPTPVTYDEQIDVLWMTQGQPTFGKVLDKKQVADVLNLDEVYIDTRFPVQEVSTGLPVILVPLTSLEAAKEINVDKEKYFKLIENTEAKAIMVFSPETFHQDHHLNVRDFADYYGVPEDAATGSANGCLAAYLVKYRYFNQQAIDICVEQGYEIGRPSLLYVKASYDGEAFHIQVGGKVEMIARGEWIL
- a CDS encoding response regulator transcription factor → MIHILLADDDEHMRQLVRHYLQLEGYVVHEAKDGEEASGLLAKQHIHLAVVDIMMPHKDGYEVCEEIRSYYDFPIILLTAKDQLEDKEKGFLAGTDDYVTKPFEPKELIFRIKALLRRYEVVNEKMIVLNNTSIDRKSYEVHCSGRLLILPMKEFELLAQLASYPGRIFTREELIHLIWGADFNGDNRTIDVHVKRLRERFEHTDDFVITTVRGVGYKLEVTAK